A single region of the Leptodactylus fuscus isolate aLepFus1 chromosome 5, aLepFus1.hap2, whole genome shotgun sequence genome encodes:
- the LOC142203713 gene encoding double-headed protease inhibitor, submandibular gland-like isoform X2: MKSMGVIVFAVVAFATFTGVICNPVDTEIEPNCDSYFAMPGMGYACKRDYKPVCGTDGRTYSNECELCSDNMKLKMEIKIKYRRSCLYMDEKQDECEKFRSPVCTLEYNPVCGSDAVSYGNKCMFCSVKQKKADLRIVSLGECPKNK, encoded by the exons ATGAAGTCCATGGGAGTCATTGTCTTTGCTGTCGTCGCATTTGCCACTTTCACAG GTGTCATCTGTAACCCTGTTGATACAGAGATTGAG CCCAACTGTGATTCATACTTTGCCATGCCAGGAATGGGGTATGCCTGCAAAAGAGACTATAAACCAGTGTGTGGCACAGATGGTCGCacttattcaaatgaatgtgagCTGTGTTCAGACAACAT GAAGTTGAAAATGGAAATCAAGATCAAGTACAGGAGGAGTTGCCTTTATATg GATGAGAAACAGGATGAATGTGAGAAATTCAGAAGTCCTGTGTGTACATTAGAATACAACCCAGTCTGTGGATCTGATGCTGTTAGCTATGGAAACAAATGCATGTTTTGCAGTGTAAAGCAAAA aaaaGCTGACCTGAGAATTGTATCTCTAGGAGAATGTCCAAAAAACAAGTAA